The proteins below come from a single Mucilaginibacter mali genomic window:
- a CDS encoding RagB/SusD family nutrient uptake outer membrane protein, whose protein sequence is MFKSIIYKTALLALLAVSFCSCNKYLELRPQNGITSDKFWQTKEQLQSAVIGCYSALLTGSKAPAEIFFLWGELRADFIKPGPGIANDETNIINTTILPTNTIANWASIYRVINLCNNVLQFGPDVINKDNTLTQTQLNAYLSEALAIRALMYFYLVRSFGDVPLKITATATDDDLAMLSKSTAKDVLAQIVADLKQAETYGIASYGNTASDKGRITKFTINAIQADVYLWMDNYADCIAACDKIINSGKYGLVAGDGSWFGKLFVNGNSSEGIFELQFDNQVLNPYYTMFSPNAGKYRFAADPLIIDNVYTIDPIDPINNYDIRGLDVAIHAADQTIYKFIALSPNTLRTSDISYAHWMVYRYADVLLMKAEACANSNRGQDALDLINIIRTRGKALPATAQSPANNDAVGITRYVLAERGREFAFEGKRWYDLLRVAKRNNFAMLDVLITAAIESVPPLYQQSALSKLRDPNSLYFPIPQGDIQNDPNLVQNPFYK, encoded by the coding sequence ATGTTTAAAAGTATCATATATAAAACAGCGTTACTTGCCTTATTAGCGGTATCGTTCTGTTCGTGCAATAAATACCTGGAATTGCGCCCGCAAAATGGTATTACCAGCGACAAGTTCTGGCAAACCAAGGAGCAGTTGCAGTCGGCTGTAATTGGATGTTACAGCGCTTTGCTTACAGGAAGCAAAGCTCCGGCCGAGATATTTTTCCTGTGGGGAGAGTTACGAGCCGATTTTATAAAACCTGGCCCGGGTATAGCCAACGATGAAACAAACATCATTAATACCACTATACTTCCAACTAATACTATAGCAAACTGGGCTTCAATATACAGGGTTATCAACTTATGTAACAATGTGTTGCAGTTTGGTCCGGATGTTATAAACAAAGATAACACCTTAACCCAAACCCAACTTAACGCCTACCTTAGCGAAGCATTGGCCATACGCGCGTTGATGTATTTTTATTTGGTACGTTCGTTTGGTGATGTGCCGCTTAAAATAACGGCTACAGCAACAGACGATGACCTGGCCATGTTAAGCAAATCAACAGCCAAGGATGTTTTGGCGCAGATAGTTGCCGATTTGAAGCAAGCAGAAACCTATGGTATTGCAAGCTATGGCAACACAGCGTCTGATAAAGGCCGTATTACCAAGTTCACTATAAACGCTATACAGGCCGATGTTTATTTGTGGATGGATAACTATGCTGACTGCATTGCCGCTTGCGATAAAATTATCAACTCAGGCAAGTATGGATTGGTAGCGGGTGATGGCAGCTGGTTTGGAAAACTTTTTGTTAATGGTAACTCGTCTGAAGGTATATTTGAACTGCAATTTGACAACCAGGTGTTAAACCCATATTACACCATGTTTTCACCAAATGCAGGGAAGTACAGATTTGCTGCCGATCCGCTGATCATCGATAATGTTTACACTATCGATCCGATAGACCCGATCAATAATTATGATATCCGCGGTTTGGATGTGGCCATACATGCTGCCGATCAAACTATCTATAAGTTTATAGCGCTAAGCCCAAATACATTACGTACATCCGATATATCTTACGCGCACTGGATGGTTTACCGTTATGCTGATGTTTTATTAATGAAGGCCGAAGCTTGCGCCAACAGCAACAGGGGGCAGGACGCGCTTGACCTGATCAACATTATACGTACACGTGGAAAAGCGCTGCCTGCCACAGCACAAAGCCCGGCTAATAATGACGCGGTAGGTATAACCCGCTATGTTTTAGCTGAAAGGGGCCGTGAATTTGCCTTTGAAGGCAAGCGTTGGTATGATTTGTTGCGTGTTGCAAAACGAAATAACTTTGCGATGCTTGATGTACTTATTACTGCCGCTATAGAAAGCGTACCTCCTTTGTACCAGCAATCGGCATTAAGCAAGTTGAGAGATCCGAACAGTTTGTATTTCCCAATTCCGCAGGGCGATATTCAGAATGACCCTAACCTTGTTCAAAATCCATTCTACAAATAA
- a CDS encoding fasciclin domain-containing protein: MNRIKIVMLLIVSGIALMVSLNGCKQNHLTLTTTSTVNMYSYLQQNPNSFSLFQQIVDKAGYASFLNTYGTYTLFAPTNDGVNAYLKKTGKASVDAIDAATAKSLVSIALIADTLSTQFFTDGKLRTPTTIGQYLITGNTTVNGVSSTVINKQANLVKGNIKVGNGIIHSIDNVLIPANLTIAQTIEQNPKYSIFTAALKATGFYDTLNVSAAANTNVNRKYLTLIAIPDSVYKAAKFADFNALKTRYSTKGDPKNHADSLWLYMGYHIWSELSYISDIAVLPSHATLAPLEITTSTLIGQDVLLNNDTFNGVLEPGVKLYRPTSDMSATNGVIHNALDNYTIKIRFPSPVYFDVCVQPEILKTPGLYRGSSKNQQFNPGTIAGIVATGSSNYYVNYISGVLPIPATSTDYYYNNDYMNIGVRWRTGNNGANTIEYVTPVIVKGTYKIWIDYKRQGSGQVTPTFFDGVSLPNTFNNVDPLNGNETDAQAESRGFKSYSDSPVTTNLTSAYNGHVGRLLGIVTIKTTDHHKFKMVATAGTGDARVMLLDVIEFRPVDMDQVHPRLGRDGSLVP; encoded by the coding sequence ATGAATAGGATTAAAATAGTTATGCTGCTGATCGTATCGGGCATAGCATTAATGGTTAGCCTGAATGGCTGTAAGCAAAACCACCTTACCTTAACAACAACCAGCACTGTAAATATGTACAGTTATTTACAGCAAAATCCAAACAGCTTTTCGCTGTTTCAGCAAATTGTTGATAAGGCCGGTTACGCCAGCTTTTTAAATACATATGGCACATACACATTATTTGCGCCAACTAACGATGGGGTAAACGCTTACCTGAAAAAAACAGGTAAAGCAAGTGTCGACGCGATAGACGCGGCTACAGCAAAAAGCCTGGTTAGTATCGCTTTAATTGCCGACACGCTAAGCACACAGTTCTTTACTGATGGTAAGTTGCGTACACCAACAACTATAGGCCAGTATTTAATTACCGGTAATACAACGGTAAACGGTGTATCAAGCACTGTTATTAATAAACAGGCAAACCTGGTAAAAGGCAACATAAAAGTAGGTAACGGTATTATACACTCTATTGATAATGTGCTGATTCCAGCCAATCTAACTATTGCACAAACTATCGAGCAAAACCCTAAATACAGCATTTTTACTGCCGCGTTAAAGGCTACCGGTTTTTATGATACGTTAAACGTGTCGGCTGCTGCAAACACTAATGTAAACCGGAAGTATTTAACACTGATAGCTATTCCGGATAGTGTGTATAAAGCAGCCAAGTTTGCCGATTTTAATGCTTTAAAAACAAGGTATTCAACCAAAGGCGATCCGAAGAACCATGCCGATAGCTTATGGTTATATATGGGCTACCATATTTGGTCCGAATTATCGTATATATCAGATATCGCGGTCTTGCCTTCGCATGCTACGCTTGCACCGCTTGAAATTACAACCAGCACATTGATAGGGCAGGACGTATTGCTGAATAACGATACCTTTAACGGTGTGTTGGAGCCGGGTGTTAAACTATACAGGCCAACCAGCGATATGTCGGCAACTAATGGGGTTATCCACAATGCCCTTGATAATTATACGATCAAGATCCGCTTCCCGTCACCGGTTTACTTCGACGTATGCGTGCAGCCTGAAATATTGAAGACACCAGGCTTATACAGGGGAAGCAGCAAAAACCAGCAATTTAACCCGGGCACTATTGCAGGCATTGTGGCTACAGGTTCAAGTAACTATTATGTAAACTATATTTCAGGTGTGCTGCCAATCCCGGCTACCTCAACCGATTATTACTATAATAACGATTATATGAATATAGGTGTAAGGTGGAGAACCGGTAATAATGGTGCCAACACTATAGAATATGTAACGCCGGTAATTGTTAAAGGAACTTATAAAATTTGGATTGATTACAAAAGACAGGGTTCGGGCCAGGTTACACCAACATTTTTTGATGGTGTTTCATTACCAAATACATTTAACAACGTAGATCCGCTAAACGGTAACGAAACCGATGCCCAGGCCGAATCAAGAGGCTTTAAAAGCTATTCTGACTCGCCGGTTACAACAAATCTTACCAGCGCTTATAATGGCCATGTGGGCCGTTTGCTGGGTATCGTGACTATCAAAACTACCGATCACCATAAATTTAAAATGGTAGCCACCGCGGGCACCGGCGATGCGAGGGTTATGCTTTTAGATGTGATCGAATTTAGGCCTGTTGATATGGACCAGGTGCACCCACGTCTCGGACGCGATGGCAGCCTTGTTCCATAA
- a CDS encoding fasciclin domain-containing protein, with protein sequence MTHYRNKYFLMVLAATLMLTSACKKQWSQRDAVVDQQLNINLMQQIQANGNLSVFAGYLTKIGFDKVLSASKTYTVFAPSNAALANIDPAIVADTAKLHVFVANHIANQTYLTTSVQTSLRVRNLNGKNVTLTPTTVEDANITSANQYVSNGVVNVIDKMLTPRLNISQFVRSLTTVGALQRDYVIRQDSTFIDTSKATVASINPTTGKPVLVPNTGVVTINKYFNKVANLANEDSTYTYIVLTDAAYTAERNKVSKYFATSSVDTTMNILAGFNVLKDVAIRGTYTLANMPATLTSVNGVPVPFDKTAVVQTYNASNGIVYVMSAVNFNVSDKITPITIQGEQPSFYARTDKGGNTQLRSRLDNNLVKYNDLYISGTGIASYFAAYKLSNLYTCQYKVVIRAINDTAVTHIPAASPTLGNISEKVTFGQITATTNPTGAQVVPVTAVNYPYQNVPPYVYTEITQTPATAGTVAANATINVASGNLNVIKYNSIYMYVTGANVTTSNLNNVIVDYIKLIPIIQ encoded by the coding sequence ATGACTCACTATAGAAATAAATACTTTTTAATGGTACTTGCAGCCACACTGATGTTAACATCGGCGTGTAAAAAGCAATGGAGCCAACGTGATGCAGTGGTTGATCAGCAACTGAACATCAACCTGATGCAGCAAATACAGGCTAATGGTAACCTGAGTGTTTTTGCAGGTTATCTTACCAAAATAGGTTTCGATAAAGTGCTTTCGGCCTCAAAAACCTACACCGTATTTGCCCCGAGCAATGCCGCGCTGGCAAATATCGACCCTGCGATAGTAGCGGATACAGCTAAGTTGCATGTGTTTGTGGCAAATCATATTGCTAATCAAACCTATCTGACAACCAGTGTGCAAACATCGCTGCGTGTGCGCAACCTGAATGGTAAAAACGTAACCTTAACGCCAACTACGGTTGAAGATGCTAATATTACCAGCGCCAATCAATATGTAAGCAATGGTGTGGTAAACGTGATCGACAAGATGCTTACACCAAGGTTAAATATTTCGCAATTTGTTAGAAGCCTGACCACGGTTGGGGCGCTGCAACGTGATTATGTTATTCGCCAGGATAGCACTTTTATCGATACCAGTAAAGCTACCGTGGCCAGCATAAACCCAACTACAGGTAAGCCTGTATTGGTGCCAAACACTGGTGTGGTAACCATTAATAAGTATTTTAATAAAGTTGCCAATTTAGCTAACGAAGACAGCACCTATACCTACATTGTGCTAACCGACGCGGCTTACACTGCCGAACGTAACAAGGTAAGCAAGTATTTTGCTACCAGTTCGGTTGATACCACCATGAATATTTTGGCAGGTTTCAATGTGTTGAAGGATGTAGCTATCAGGGGCACTTATACACTTGCAAATATGCCGGCAACCTTAACTTCTGTTAATGGTGTACCAGTACCTTTTGATAAAACTGCGGTAGTGCAAACCTATAATGCCAGCAACGGGATAGTATATGTAATGAGCGCGGTTAACTTTAACGTTTCCGATAAAATAACCCCTATAACTATACAAGGCGAACAACCATCATTTTATGCCCGTACCGATAAAGGCGGCAATACACAACTGCGCAGCAGGCTTGATAATAACCTTGTTAAGTATAACGACCTGTATATTTCCGGAACAGGTATTGCCTCTTATTTTGCCGCCTACAAGTTAAGTAACCTGTATACCTGCCAATACAAAGTGGTGATACGCGCTATAAACGATACCGCGGTTACGCATATCCCTGCCGCATCTCCTACGTTGGGTAATATATCTGAAAAAGTAACTTTTGGCCAGATAACAGCTACAACTAACCCTACCGGAGCGCAGGTAGTACCGGTAACGGCGGTTAACTATCCGTATCAAAACGTACCGCCATATGTTTATACCGAAATTACACAAACACCGGCAACAGCAGGTACGGTGGCCGCAAATGCCACTATTAACGTGGCCAGTGGTAATCTGAACGTGATCAAGTATAATTCGATATACATGTATGTTACGGGAGCCAACGTCACAACGTCGAACCTAAATAACGTTATAGTAGATTATATTAAACTGATACCAATTATACAATAA
- a CDS encoding SusC/RagA family TonB-linked outer membrane protein, producing MQNFTKSIGLLLFLCLFGGIKAIAQKKDGVTDRLTDSIARYKADSVSKAQGKKISGVVKDASTGKPVSGVSISVSLYSAAITDDRGNFTITVPSYDAVLLITSPGYQQKEVPVKGRTSLPDVLLFEDSYNSIYDEARMPFNKVAVTRQAGAVSSVNTLGAWEPINSETPDSYLQGKVAGLNVTRRSGTPNIGANLFLRGFNSLYASNAPLVVVDGMIFDTYHYGNSIIGGHIHNPYGTLDLHDVDNITVLKDASAGIYGTKGANGVILISTNNHPDLATKIDLGIYGGYNTMPQNKFYPMMQSPDYRVYLSDALRTSGMTSDQIAAQPFMNDNVNNGTYYAYHNNTDWQKQQFVNGYNKNMNLRVSGGDDIATYVLALDYGSNKGVTNLTDLTKYSTRFNGNLKISRKFTINTALSFAYNEQNLKDQGLSPKTNPIYLGLIKSPLLRVQQVNAQGVESPNQSDVDVFGYSNPAAITKSSQEFNQNYRFFGNFNFKFDFTKYFSAQTLIGVTADKIRENTFIPRFGVTDDTLANGAIADSRLGSQVQRLFSIYSDTYLSYNRTFNRIHTLNAYLGTRFTQSNTNDNYNLGYNSAIDQLVSVNTGNPALRVTGGDLGTYRWMNNYFNANYQLYNKYILGFNVAVDASSRFGTNIPDALKIGGVNYAVLPSASAAWVVSSEKFMANVKFIELLKLRASYGLTGNDDIGNYTARQYYISQNLLGLQGLVRANFGNPALQWETGKKLNFGADASFFQERLNITVDFYKNKTEHMLTQTPTPAYSGILYAITNDGAMQTTGAELSVSGRLISTPKFKWDLGINIASYHNKITSLPGGSLYNTYAGATIATRVGRPAGIFYGYRTNGVYSSNAEAASAGVSVRNSTGNLVAQQGGDMRFVDVNGDKIIDSKDLQEIGNPNPDYTGGISTGLTYKRLSLNALFTFSKGNKIYNYTRRQLESESSPQNQTLAVNNRWRADGQVTTMPRASYGDPSGNSSFSDRWIEDGSYIRLRTITLSYDVPMKYKYFKYIKVYATGSNLVTFTKYLGYDPEFAANENVLFQGIDNTLEPQFKTVQLGLRIGI from the coding sequence ATGCAAAATTTTACTAAATCAATAGGTTTGCTGCTCTTTTTATGCCTTTTTGGTGGCATAAAAGCCATAGCGCAGAAAAAGGACGGTGTAACGGATCGGTTAACAGATAGTATTGCCCGTTATAAAGCAGATTCTGTTTCGAAGGCGCAAGGCAAAAAAATCAGCGGTGTTGTAAAGGATGCCTCTACCGGTAAGCCGGTTTCGGGTGTTAGCATCAGTGTATCGCTATACTCGGCCGCTATCACCGATGATCGTGGCAATTTCACTATCACTGTTCCCAGTTACGATGCGGTGCTTTTAATAACATCGCCGGGTTATCAGCAAAAAGAAGTTCCGGTTAAAGGCCGTACTTCACTTCCTGACGTATTATTATTTGAAGACTCATATAACTCGATATATGATGAAGCCAGGATGCCTTTTAACAAGGTTGCCGTAACCCGCCAGGCAGGTGCTGTTTCAAGTGTTAATACACTTGGTGCCTGGGAACCGATCAACTCGGAAACCCCTGACTCATACCTGCAGGGAAAGGTAGCTGGTTTAAATGTTACCCGCCGTTCGGGTACGCCAAACATAGGCGCCAATTTGTTTCTGCGTGGCTTTAATTCGTTATATGCCAGCAACGCGCCATTGGTGGTTGTTGACGGTATGATATTCGATACCTATCATTATGGTAACTCTATCATTGGTGGTCATATCCATAACCCATATGGAACGCTTGATCTGCACGATGTTGACAATATCACTGTTTTAAAAGACGCTTCTGCCGGAATTTATGGTACTAAAGGTGCTAATGGTGTTATTTTAATATCAACCAATAACCACCCCGATCTGGCTACGAAAATTGACCTGGGTATCTACGGTGGTTATAACACCATGCCGCAAAACAAGTTTTACCCGATGATGCAATCGCCAGATTACCGTGTTTATTTATCAGACGCTTTACGTACCAGTGGGATGACATCTGACCAGATAGCCGCCCAACCATTCATGAATGATAATGTAAACAATGGTACCTACTATGCCTACCACAATAACACGGATTGGCAAAAGCAGCAATTTGTTAACGGATACAACAAGAATATGAATTTGCGTGTATCGGGTGGTGATGACATAGCTACCTATGTGCTGGCACTGGATTACGGCAGCAACAAAGGTGTTACTAATTTAACCGACCTGACCAAATACAGCACCCGTTTTAACGGTAACTTAAAAATCAGCCGTAAATTTACGATTAACACAGCCTTATCTTTTGCTTATAACGAGCAGAATTTGAAAGATCAGGGCCTTTCACCAAAAACAAACCCTATTTATTTAGGCCTGATCAAATCTCCATTACTGCGCGTGCAACAAGTTAACGCCCAGGGGGTAGAGTCGCCTAACCAATCGGATGTGGATGTGTTTGGTTATAGTAACCCTGCCGCCATTACTAAAAGCTCGCAGGAGTTTAACCAAAACTACCGCTTCTTTGGTAACTTCAACTTCAAATTCGATTTCACCAAATACTTCAGCGCGCAAACATTGATCGGGGTAACTGCCGATAAAATTCGCGAAAATACATTTATACCACGTTTTGGCGTAACCGATGATACGCTTGCTAACGGCGCCATTGCCGATAGCCGCTTAGGTAGCCAGGTACAACGTTTGTTCAGTATTTACAGCGATACCTACCTTTCGTACAACCGTACCTTTAACCGGATCCACACACTTAACGCTTATTTAGGTACAAGGTTCACCCAGTCTAACACCAACGATAACTACAACCTGGGCTATAACTCGGCAATTGACCAATTGGTGAGTGTTAACACAGGTAACCCCGCGCTACGTGTAACAGGTGGCGATTTGGGTACCTACAGGTGGATGAATAATTACTTTAACGCCAATTACCAGTTATATAATAAATACATTTTAGGCTTTAACGTAGCTGTCGACGCGTCATCACGCTTCGGTACAAATATTCCGGATGCTTTAAAAATAGGTGGTGTGAACTATGCAGTTCTGCCTTCGGCATCAGCTGCATGGGTAGTATCGTCAGAGAAATTCATGGCTAATGTTAAATTTATCGAACTGCTGAAATTGCGTGCAAGTTATGGCTTAACCGGTAACGACGATATTGGCAACTATACTGCCCGTCAATACTACATTTCGCAAAACCTGCTTGGTTTACAAGGTTTGGTAAGGGCCAACTTCGGTAACCCTGCCTTACAATGGGAAACCGGCAAAAAACTAAATTTTGGTGCTGATGCATCATTCTTCCAGGAACGGTTAAACATTACGGTTGATTTTTATAAAAACAAAACCGAGCATATGCTTACCCAAACGCCAACACCGGCTTATTCGGGCATATTATACGCTATCACAAATGATGGCGCTATGCAAACTACCGGTGCCGAACTTAGTGTAAGCGGCCGTTTGATCAGTACTCCTAAATTTAAATGGGACCTGGGTATCAACATTGCATCATACCACAATAAGATCACTTCGCTTCCTGGTGGCAGTTTATATAACACTTATGCTGGTGCAACAATTGCTACCCGTGTTGGCCGTCCGGCAGGTATATTCTACGGCTACCGCACCAATGGTGTTTACAGCTCAAACGCCGAAGCCGCATCAGCAGGTGTTAGTGTACGTAACTCTACTGGTAACTTAGTAGCCCAGCAAGGTGGCGATATGCGCTTTGTTGACGTGAACGGCGATAAGATCATCGACTCGAAAGACCTGCAGGAAATTGGCAATCCAAATCCGGATTATACAGGTGGTATCAGCACAGGCTTAACCTACAAAAGGCTTAGCCTTAATGCGTTGTTTACCTTCAGCAAGGGTAACAAGATCTACAACTATACCCGTCGCCAGTTAGAATCAGAAAGCAGCCCGCAAAATCAAACACTGGCTGTTAATAACAGGTGGCGTGCAGATGGCCAGGTAACCACTATGCCAAGGGCATCATACGGCGACCCAAGCGGCAACTCAAGCTTCTCTGACCGCTGGATAGAGGATGGTTCTTACATACGCCTGCGTACTATTACGTTAAGCTATGATGTGCCAATGAAATACAAATACTTTAAATACATAAAAGTTTACGCAACTGGCAGCAACCTGGTAACCTTCACCAAGTATTTAGGTTACGATCCGGAATTTGCCGCTAACGAAAATGTTTTATTCCAGGGAATAGATAATACACTTGAGCCACAGTTTAAAACAGTGCAGTTGGGCTTACGTATTGGTATATAA
- a CDS encoding RagB/SusD family nutrient uptake outer membrane protein, producing MKRTSLKFIYKTCLVGLAITTFSCKKVFDLPAKNQVDAVNAYQNVFDANAAVVGIYGKFLGLADRYIVLNELRADLVSPTVNADTYLKQLNTHTETTDNPWADPKPWYSLILNCNDAMYHFDDMLKTGKLKPVDYQQRYSDIGALRCWLYLQVAIQYGTIPYVTDPVSNLTDLNDATKFPRLTLDQVIDKLATFMNDPVRYLDTYSTTDPITASASSSLNATVDGQTTSLFFINKYALKGDINLWKGDFKTASTAYRTISDIGPITSNNNAADFTTYEQFKACYDNMNVSYGNPSSNPNPNQTENPLNDNNVTGWRQMFADPTISTNSRSELIWRLPFSSTFAPVNPFIDLFANQGGSYKLTVSQAMMDNWNSQVQNNGYPYDARSRVAVRTIGGQPVIMKQLYYYLDNTSFLPVNVLQKPGYWLLYRSGVLANRFAESATNDNQLKLGYALLNIGVGNVFAPTPLPSDRTNTMQTFLPAPYDMDGRSGGPQNYHGIWYRQVGTRSRANLVPLPASTYNDKITLENAILDEAARETSFEGFRWGDLVRVAHRRGTPAYLADKVYNKLVKENNPAAVSVRAKLMTEAGWYMPFKL from the coding sequence ATGAAAAGGACTTCGTTAAAATTCATTTATAAAACTTGCCTGGTAGGCTTAGCGATCACTACTTTTTCGTGCAAAAAAGTGTTCGATCTGCCTGCTAAAAACCAGGTAGATGCTGTTAATGCCTATCAAAACGTATTTGACGCTAATGCGGCAGTAGTAGGCATTTACGGTAAGTTTTTGGGCCTGGCAGACAGGTATATCGTACTAAACGAGTTAAGGGCCGATTTAGTGAGCCCAACTGTTAATGCCGATACCTATCTTAAGCAATTAAATACGCATACAGAAACAACAGACAATCCATGGGCCGATCCGAAACCATGGTATAGCCTGATACTGAACTGTAACGACGCGATGTATCACTTTGATGACATGCTGAAAACCGGTAAATTAAAGCCGGTTGATTATCAGCAGCGTTACTCGGATATTGGCGCGTTGCGCTGCTGGTTATACCTGCAGGTGGCTATCCAATACGGAACCATCCCTTATGTAACCGATCCGGTATCTAACCTGACCGATTTGAATGATGCCACTAAATTTCCGAGGTTAACCTTAGACCAGGTGATAGACAAATTGGCTACGTTTATGAACGATCCGGTTCGTTACCTGGATACTTACTCAACTACCGACCCGATCACGGCTTCGGCAAGTTCATCATTAAACGCTACGGTTGACGGCCAGACTACCAGCTTATTTTTTATCAATAAATATGCGCTTAAGGGCGATATTAACTTGTGGAAAGGGGATTTCAAAACCGCGTCTACAGCATATCGCACCATATCTGATATCGGTCCGATCACATCTAATAACAATGCTGCCGACTTTACCACTTACGAGCAGTTTAAAGCTTGTTACGATAACATGAACGTAAGCTATGGCAACCCAAGCAGTAACCCTAACCCAAATCAAACCGAAAACCCGTTAAACGATAATAACGTTACCGGTTGGCGTCAAATGTTTGCCGATCCAACCATCAGTACAAATTCCCGTTCTGAATTGATCTGGCGCTTGCCGTTTAGTTCAACATTTGCACCTGTTAACCCTTTTATAGATCTGTTTGCAAACCAGGGCGGCAGCTACAAGCTAACCGTTTCACAAGCAATGATGGATAACTGGAATTCGCAGGTACAAAATAACGGTTACCCTTATGATGCGCGCAGCCGTGTGGCCGTACGCACTATTGGCGGCCAGCCTGTTATCATGAAACAGCTATACTATTATCTTGATAACACATCGTTTCTGCCTGTAAACGTATTGCAAAAGCCGGGCTATTGGTTACTATACCGTAGTGGTGTATTGGCAAACCGCTTTGCTGAATCTGCTACTAACGATAACCAGTTAAAATTAGGTTATGCTTTACTTAATATTGGTGTAGGTAACGTTTTTGCGCCAACCCCTTTGCCATCAGATCGCACCAATACCATGCAAACTTTCCTGCCGGCGCCGTATGATATGGATGGTCGTTCAGGCGGCCCGCAAAACTATCATGGTATATGGTATCGCCAGGTGGGCACCCGCAGCAGGGCTAACCTGGTACCGCTTCCGGCTTCAACTTATAACGATAAGATCACACTGGAAAACGCTATTCTTGATGAAGCTGCACGCGAGACTTCTTTTGAAGGCTTCCGTTGGGGCGACCTGGTGCGTGTAGCACACCGCCGTGGTACACCTGCATACCTGGCTGATAAAGTTTACAATAAATTGGTAAAAGAAAATAATCCTGCCGCCGTGTCTGTACGTGCTAAACTAATGACCGAGGCCGGCTGGTACATGCCATTCAAACTCTAA